The following proteins are co-located in the Rhinoderma darwinii isolate aRhiDar2 chromosome 6 unlocalized genomic scaffold, aRhiDar2.hap1 SUPER_6_unloc_1, whole genome shotgun sequence genome:
- the INO80E gene encoding INO80 complex subunit E isoform X2 produces the protein MNGQADGEVDYKRKYKNLKRKLKFLIYEQECFQEELRRAQRKLLKVSRDKSFLLDRILQYENVDEDSSDSDMTASSENSDTEGGRDASTPIAKRKRSPSAGPASPPPSSSSGLSLHTSGGPYLSAMSSPPYTPFPSEYLAPIPNSTSPKPERLKKDRKNRGVKPRKPKIALSSPSGVLPFSPRSSGLPPLSSSSKHAPPPPILSTVPQQMFSDGGEGSGEEGPLDGDEEDDLVIDIPE, from the exons ATGAACGGCCAGGCTGACGGGGAGGTGGATTATAAGAGGAAATACAAGAACCTCAAGCGCAAGCTCAAGTTTCTCATCTAT GAGCAAGAATGTTTCCAGGAGGAGTTGAGGAGGGCCCAGAGGAAGCTGCTGAAGGTCTCCAGAGACAAGAG CTTCCTATTGGACAGAATCCTTCAGTATGAGAATGTCGATGAGGACTCGTCAG ACTCTGATATGACGGCTTCTTCAGAGAACAGCGACACTGAGGGAGGACGAGACGCCAGCACGCCCATTGCCAAGAG GAAAAGGAGTCCGTCTGCCGGTCCGGCCTCCCCTCCCCCATCCTCCTCCTCAGGCTTATCACTGCACACGTCTGGGGGCCCGTACCTGAGCGCG ATGAGCTCACCCCCCTACACCCCGTTCCCCTCGGAATATCTGGCTCCTATCCCCAACTCCACGTCCCCCAAACCCGAGCGACTCAAGAAAGACAGAAAGAACCGCGGGGTTAAGCCCAGGAAACCTAAG ATCGCCCTCAGCTCCCCCTCGGGGGTCCTGCCGTTCAGCCCCCGGTCATCTGGCCTTCCCCCGCTGTCCTCCTCCAGCAAACATGCCCCTCCCCCGCCCATCCTCAGCACCGTGCCCCAGCAGATGTTCAGCGATGGAGGGGAAGGGAGCGGAGAAGAGGGGCCGCTGGACGGAGACGAGGAGGACGACCTGGTCATAGACATTCCTGAATGA
- the INO80E gene encoding INO80 complex subunit E isoform X3, giving the protein MPPTAWLMLPYALNVISSRMNGQADGEVDYKRKYKNLKRKLKFLIYEQECFQEELRRAQRKLLKVSRDKSFLLDRILQYENVDEDSSDSDMTASSENSDTEGGRDASTPIAKRKRSPSAGPASPPPSSSSGLSLHTSGGPYLSAIALSSPSGVLPFSPRSSGLPPLSSSSKHAPPPPILSTVPQQMFSDGGEGSGEEGPLDGDEEDDLVIDIPE; this is encoded by the exons atgcccccTACCGCATGGCTCATGTTACCTTATGCTCTGAACG TGATCTCCTCCAGGATGAACGGCCAGGCTGACGGGGAGGTGGATTATAAGAGGAAATACAAGAACCTCAAGCGCAAGCTCAAGTTTCTCATCTAT GAGCAAGAATGTTTCCAGGAGGAGTTGAGGAGGGCCCAGAGGAAGCTGCTGAAGGTCTCCAGAGACAAGAG CTTCCTATTGGACAGAATCCTTCAGTATGAGAATGTCGATGAGGACTCGTCAG ACTCTGATATGACGGCTTCTTCAGAGAACAGCGACACTGAGGGAGGACGAGACGCCAGCACGCCCATTGCCAAGAG GAAAAGGAGTCCGTCTGCCGGTCCGGCCTCCCCTCCCCCATCCTCCTCCTCAGGCTTATCACTGCACACGTCTGGGGGCCCGTACCTGAGCGCG ATCGCCCTCAGCTCCCCCTCGGGGGTCCTGCCGTTCAGCCCCCGGTCATCTGGCCTTCCCCCGCTGTCCTCCTCCAGCAAACATGCCCCTCCCCCGCCCATCCTCAGCACCGTGCCCCAGCAGATGTTCAGCGATGGAGGGGAAGGGAGCGGAGAAGAGGGGCCGCTGGACGGAGACGAGGAGGACGACCTGGTCATAGACATTCCTGAATGA
- the INO80E gene encoding INO80 complex subunit E isoform X1, which yields MPPTAWLMLPYALNVISSRMNGQADGEVDYKRKYKNLKRKLKFLIYEQECFQEELRRAQRKLLKVSRDKSFLLDRILQYENVDEDSSDSDMTASSENSDTEGGRDASTPIAKRKRSPSAGPASPPPSSSSGLSLHTSGGPYLSAMSSPPYTPFPSEYLAPIPNSTSPKPERLKKDRKNRGVKPRKPKIALSSPSGVLPFSPRSSGLPPLSSSSKHAPPPPILSTVPQQMFSDGGEGSGEEGPLDGDEEDDLVIDIPE from the exons atgcccccTACCGCATGGCTCATGTTACCTTATGCTCTGAACG TGATCTCCTCCAGGATGAACGGCCAGGCTGACGGGGAGGTGGATTATAAGAGGAAATACAAGAACCTCAAGCGCAAGCTCAAGTTTCTCATCTAT GAGCAAGAATGTTTCCAGGAGGAGTTGAGGAGGGCCCAGAGGAAGCTGCTGAAGGTCTCCAGAGACAAGAG CTTCCTATTGGACAGAATCCTTCAGTATGAGAATGTCGATGAGGACTCGTCAG ACTCTGATATGACGGCTTCTTCAGAGAACAGCGACACTGAGGGAGGACGAGACGCCAGCACGCCCATTGCCAAGAG GAAAAGGAGTCCGTCTGCCGGTCCGGCCTCCCCTCCCCCATCCTCCTCCTCAGGCTTATCACTGCACACGTCTGGGGGCCCGTACCTGAGCGCG ATGAGCTCACCCCCCTACACCCCGTTCCCCTCGGAATATCTGGCTCCTATCCCCAACTCCACGTCCCCCAAACCCGAGCGACTCAAGAAAGACAGAAAGAACCGCGGGGTTAAGCCCAGGAAACCTAAG ATCGCCCTCAGCTCCCCCTCGGGGGTCCTGCCGTTCAGCCCCCGGTCATCTGGCCTTCCCCCGCTGTCCTCCTCCAGCAAACATGCCCCTCCCCCGCCCATCCTCAGCACCGTGCCCCAGCAGATGTTCAGCGATGGAGGGGAAGGGAGCGGAGAAGAGGGGCCGCTGGACGGAGACGAGGAGGACGACCTGGTCATAGACATTCCTGAATGA